One part of the Quercus lobata isolate SW786 chromosome 7, ValleyOak3.0 Primary Assembly, whole genome shotgun sequence genome encodes these proteins:
- the LOC115951747 gene encoding uncharacterized protein LOC115951747 produces MPSSSSLEREIDDYQDGSSESDGSVDSSSCSDSSDEHYSSGVPGIPLEEFQEQRRRAASGSGASSSRQPSSPPQDEEEDEDVIYSCAPEVASTLDDAKLKTLVDRYQIPKELNPRLPQPGEWCCSPSSGLGVYASYLLAGLRFPLNSFCRDLFQRLGIGPNQLNPNGWRTIVAMQVLWREALEGNRPITVDEFLYCYKPSEIKKSAGFYQFSSRGSYYSLITGRSSSDRLWKKEFFIISGNWAGDPADVGIPSFPPFTSPLGRLRPEAVVRPRLDKFFLDQIEVVRTFPGRTFHDLVTFTRLATWGLGPIPTAENLSHEELTRRRISTMRENKEKTVASGDEDAAAPTVKVASVQAGKRKSKPISSTVDLDDLPSRRGHKKQKQRPSLPKVPKFVPPTVNLDEPVVDVEPVQTIHPAPSDPPPAPKTSHKSGSSESSDRPSNLVLDEGYAWRTFKGIVTDHEVNECYNMSVKEFERSGIHDLFKAMSKFYTATCQAKELATEAKTAKDKAKELGHEVLLKKGEVIRLTEDFNRLLGSETKLKNEVEELKADNLEKDTRIVHLEGQVSELTSSLEKAREEAIAAFKKSDEYKNRLDSHYAAGYEDFRADAKEAYPDLDFNSFKLPLATESSALQTSSEDVNIMDNANTEVIQDDPKTSLPK; encoded by the exons GTCCTGTAGTGACTCCTCAGACGAGCATTACTCGTCTGGGGTTCCTGGCATTCCCTTAGAGGAATTTCAGGAACAACGACGTAGGGCGGCTTCTGGATCTGGGGCTAGCTCGTCCAGACAGCCATCAAGTCCTCctcaagacgaggaagaggaCGAAGATGTAATCTATAGTTGTGCCCCAGAGGTAGCGTCCACCTTAGACGATGCTAAGTTAAAAACTCTTGTAGATAGATACCAAATCCCTAAAGAGCTTAACCCTCGTCTACCCCAGCctggagaatggtgttgttcCCCTTCCTCAGGCTTAGGGGTATACGCTTCTTACCTATTAGCTGGCCTTAGGTTTCCCTTAAACTCTTTCTGCAGAGACCTCTTCCAAAGGTTGGGTATTGGGCCAAACCAGCTCAATCCCAATGGTTGGAGGACGATAGTTGCCATGCAAGTATTATGGCGTGAGGCATTGGAAGGGAACCGTCCAAttacagtggacgagttcctttactgTTATAAGCCCTCAGAGATCAAAAAATCTGCTGGGTTCTACCAGTTCTCGTCCAGAGGTTCGTATTACAGTTTAATAACGGGCCGTAGTTCGTCTGACCGtctttggaaaaaagaattttttattatttctggaaATTGGGCTGGGGACCCAGCTGATGTGGGTATTCCCTCCTTCCCTCCTTTTACCAGCCCTCTAGGTCGTCTTCGCCCTGagg CTGTCGTTCGTCCACGTTTGGATAAGTTTTTCTTGGATCAGATAGAAGTGGTTCGCACTTTTCCAGGAAGGACTTTCCACGACTTGGTTACTTTTACTCGTCTAGCAACTTGGGGACTTGGTCCAATCCCAACTGCTGAGAATTTAAGTCACGAAGAGCTCACTCGTCGAA GGATAAGCACGATGagggaaaacaaagagaaaacagTGGCTAGCGGGGACGAAGATGCTGCTGCTCCTACTGTCAAAGTGGCTTCCGTCCAGGCTGGGAAGAGGAAGTCAAAACCAATTTCAAGTACTGTGGACCTGGACGACCTTCCCAGTCGTCGTGGCCACAAGAAGCAAAAACAAAGGCCTTCCCTTCCAAAGGTTCCCAAGTTCGTGCCACCAACAGTGAACTTGGACGAGCCTGTGGTGGACGTGGAGCCCGTCCAAACGATTCATCCTGCTCCGTCTGATCCTCCCCCAGCTCCCAAAACTTCTCATAAGTCTGGCTCGTCTGAATCCTCTGATCGTCCCTCTAATTTGGTTCTGGACGAGGGTTATGCATGGAGGACGTTCAAAGGGATCGTCACTGATCATGAGGTTAACGAATGCTACAACATGTCAGTGAAGGAGTTTGAGCGTTCTGGCATCCATGACCTTTTCAAG GCTATGTCAAAGTTTTATACAGCGACCTGCCAGGCCAAGGAGCTTGCTACAGAGGCCAAGACAGCCAAGGATAAGGCTAAGGAGCTGGGCCATGAGGTTTTGCTTAAGAAGGGGGAGGTCATCAGGTTGACAGAGGATTTTAATCGTCTGCTGGGAAGCGAGACGAAGTTGAAGAACGAAGTAGAGGAGCTCAAAGCTGACAACTTAGAGAAGGATACCCGCATCGTCCATCTCGAGGGACAAGTTTCAGAGCTTACCTCGTCCTTGGAGAAGGCACGTGAGGAAGCAATAGCTGCTTTTAAGAAATCTGACGAGTACAAGAATCGTCTAGACAGTCATTATGCAGCTGGGTATGAAGACTTCCGTGCTGATGCCAAGGAGGCGTATCCTGATTTGGACTTCAACTCGTTCAAGCTCCCTCTTGCTACAGAGAGTTCCGCGTTGCAGACGAGTTCCGAGGACGTCAACATCATGGACAATGCTAACACTGAAGTCATTCAGGACGATCCCAAGACGAGCTTGCCCAAGTGA